The DNA region AAGGATATTGTTGACCATTGAAGGcttgatggaaaagaaaagaatcAGGGGACAGAGTAAACCATAGACCAACCCTCTACCCACAGACTTGCATATAACTATTCTATGCGAATGGTCCTTATAAGGGCTTCATATAAAGATTGACTTGGTTGCCTGATGATGGtccgggttagggttgagCACAAGCATGGCCTTGGCGCAAGAGCCCCACGTGAAAACCAAATCCGAAGCTATATGACCACCCCACTGGCGTCCCGCGCTCTGATTGCTCTGATGACGTCCTGCAAAACCCAGCAATTCAGAGCTCCAATCCCCAGAATTGGACCTCTGGAAGCCGTTGCGCCGCATGGAACATTGAGGTGCACCTCCACTCCCCGACCACCATACCCTCAGCTACCGCCATTGCGATAATGCGCATAGGAGTTTGAGCCAACCGGGCTCTTTGCGCAtattcaacaccaccggcgaACATCGAGCCATTGTTGCCCGCACCTGGCCCTCGATATCTCGAAGCTCCCGACCCTTGTTATACATAGCCCAAGTCTACAGTGGCGAGCTAGACAATCGCCCACCATGCAGACCACACGAGTCCTCCGCTACAAAGGCTTCTGGGGCCGAAGCATGGACGAGCTCAAACGTCTTTCCAACATCGGTACCTAActccctccaacctcccctctcccacatcaTCACtaacctcacctccttccccccccccaccccagccATAAAAATGGAAGGTGTCACCGGCCCCCAAGGTCCCCGCGAACTCTTCGACTTccgcaccccctcctccatcgaAGACTGCAAAGTCATGTCCGACGACGAAATCGGCggcctctccacctcccacctcgACTGGATCGTCGCCCCCCCAGCCGGCTCTGTCCCCGCCTCCCAGCTCCCATCGCCCAACGCGCCCGGCTACGCCAAATTCTACGGAAACATCTCCACCTACCTCCCAGCCGACCGACCAGATATCAAACGAACGGGGTATGCCGCGTTTCGAACACAAGACCGGCCGCGTAATCTCTTTACCAGAGGACTGTGGGACATCGATCCGTACATCTACCTCGCATTGCGAGTCAAATCAGACGGGAGGAGTTACTTTGTCAATGTGCAGACAGAATCGATTGTGCCGACGGATCTACATCAGCACAGGTTGTTTGTCAAGAAGCCCGGGGAGTGGGAGACGGTGTTGATCAAGTGGAACAATTTCGTCAGGACGAACCACGGGTTTGTGGTAGAGCCGCAGACGGAGATCTTGAGGCAAAAGGTCAAGAGTATTGGGGTGGGGTTGACGGATAGGATACCGGGGCCGTTTGAGCTTTGTATTGAGAGGATGTGGGCGACGAATGACGAGAGCGATGCGGATCAGGTGGTGGATGCTTctgctgccgttgctgcGCCGGAACAGGaggcgccggtggtggagacgaAACAAGAGGGGGATttgaagacgaagaggggggagaaggttgctTGGGGGAGTCGGTAGTGTGTGCtgagagaagagggggatgtgaGATGGCGATACGAGATGTGTAAATATACTGAATTTGTCATGGGCACAGTATGGAGAATGGGAACGGGCAAAAAGCTGATTCTACCAAATTAAGGGAACATGAAGGCAGTGTGAGACGGGAACGGCTCGGTTCATATGTTGACTGACATGTATATAGAAATCTCGAGCCAGCACTTCGCAAGACGAATCTGCACTTTGCAATCTTGCCATCCGAAGTCAAATGTCATGTCAGGTATCATCAATCTCGTCGATTATTCATAGCGACTTCCCAAGGAAGCCTTTCTACACAAGATACAAACAAGAAATCATCGCCCTCCACTCACTGTCTCTCCcaagttgatgttgaacaATACTCCTTTGCTCCATGCAACCAACCGATTCCTCCAAAACAAATCAGATTTGGCCTCACCCAAACGCCGCCCAGTATATGCGGAACCTCGATGCgcaaaaaaacacacaagAAAAGCACAAGAAAAgcacaagaaaagaagaagaaaaaaagaaaagaaaagaaaagaaaaaagaaaactccCAGAAACCCCGCTACCGTGCACTCGTCGTGTTCAAAGCCCCATGACCACACCCGTTACTCCAAATCCATATCCGAATTGCTGTGGCTCTTCCCCCTATCCCATTCCCTCTGCTCACCCTTCTTGGTGTACTTGACCGAGTCAAACATGTCCTTTTCACTTTCCTtgccccccctttcccacttTTTGATCTGTTCCTCTGTGAAACCGGCAGCCCGCAGTCTGTCAGCACCCTGTTGCTTCCACTTCTGCCTGTCCCGGAACAACTCCACAGCCGAGTCCcaggtgttgctgctggacgTGTCCTGCTTAAGAATGTCATCCAGCGGCACATCGTTCTTCGGATCGTAATCCTCCGCAAACCGGCTATCCATCG from Podospora pseudoanserina strain CBS 124.78 chromosome 1, whole genome shotgun sequence includes:
- a CDS encoding hypothetical protein (COG:C; EggNog:ENOG503P3P4), whose amino-acid sequence is MQTTRVLRYKGFWGRSMDELKRLSNIAIKMEGVTGPQGPRELFDFRTPSSIEDCKVMSDDEIGGLSTSHLDWIVAPPAGSVPASQLPSPNAPGYAKFYGNISTYLPADRPDIKRTGYAAFRTQDRPRNLFTRGLWDIDPYIYLALRVKSDGRSYFVNVQTESIVPTDLHQHRLFVKKPGEWETVLIKWNNFVRTNHGFVVEPQTEILRQKVKSIGVGLTDRIPGPFELCIERMWATNDESDADQVVDASAAVAAPEQEAPVVETKQEGDLKTKRGEKVAWGSR